The nucleotide sequence TCCCCGCCCATTGGATATGTCTGCACCAATTCTGGCTTCGTGTTCCAGGCATAAATTGCTAACACGGCTGCTATGACCACGATCAGCAGGATGGCAATGATCCCAAACTTAAATTTCATGCCAAAGATTATAATCCCGACCGCTCTAATCCACAGTTATTAGGAGCATCAGGAGACGGCATCAATTGCTTCAGGGTATTACCCTGAGCACACTACCTCCTGCCAGGCATCATTCCGCCTTTATGATGCCTGTGAATATCGTTATGGTAGAATGAGAGCCATGAAACGCTGGCAGTTTTGGTTCGGCATCGCCATCAGTGCACTTTTCCTCTACTTGGTCTTAAGTAAAATTGATTATCCTCAGCTATGGCTGGTACTGGTACAGGCGAATTACTGGTGGCTCATCCCAGGCGTTGCAGTATATTTTCTTGCCCTGTGGGTCCGCTCATGGCGCTGGCATTATCTACTGCGTCCGATTAAACCCATAAGCACTAAGACCTTGTTTCCCATCACCACCATGGGATACGCCGGCAATAATATCTTCCCAGCCCGGGCAGGTGAAGTTATCCGCGCCGTGGTCCTCAAGCGCGATGAAAACGTGGCCATATCTGCTTCACTCGCCACCATTATCATCGAGCGCATGTTTGACGGGATTGTCATGCTGGCCTTTATCTTCGTGAACCTGGCGGAATTATCACGTGTGACCAGTGTTGCTATCGAAATTGCCGGGGTTAAATTTGGTATTCAACAGTTAGCTATCTGGGGAAGTGTGGCCTTTTTTGGAGCGCTGGTCGTCTTCCTGGTCGCCGCCATGTTTCCTGCTCCAACCGACCGCCTGGTGACCTGGTTGGTGAGCCATGGGATACCTGCCCGTTACCGTGAGAAGACGCTGGGAGTGATCCGCCGCTTCCTGGAAGGATTGAAATCACTCCGCTCTCCATTTGATGTGTTGATGATCTTTTTTACCTCCCTTCTGATCTGGTTGCTGGAGACGGTGAAGTATTGGTTCGTGATGCATGCATTCAGTTTTTCGGTTAGCTTCTTCGCCCTGATGCTGATGAATGGTGTCGTCAACCTGGCCACCACGATTCCATCTGCACCTGGCTATCTCGGCACTTTCGATTTGCCTGGTATTGCGGTTTTGCAGGCTTACAACATCCCGCGTGAGATTGCTGCCAGCTATACTTTTGTGCTTCATTTTGCCTTGTGGTTCCCGGTTACTGCCTTGGGCTTGTACTACATGGTTCGGGAGGGGATATCCTGGTCAGAAGCGATGCACATCAAGGATAAACCACTACCGGCCGAAGGGACGGATCGATCATGAAACGCATCGCCATCCTGGGTGCCGGCTTTGGAGGCTTATCCGCCGCTTACGACCTGGTCCGCCACGGGCACCAGGTAACGGTTTACGAAACCTCCCCAACGGTTGGTGGGTTGGCAGGTGGTTTCAAGGAACCTCATTGGGAGTGGTCTGTCGAGCAGTTTTACCATCACTGGTTCGCCTCTGATCGGCACATGTTAGGACTGATCAATGAACTGGGCTGGAGTGATCAGGTGATCTTCCCTCGTCCATACACGGTGATGTTTTATCAGGGGAAATTCTATCCCTTCGATTCGATCACCTCTGCCATTCTATTCCCTGGGCTGGGTTGGGGCTTGAATAAAGCGCGTTTTGGATTGGTTGGGCTGTTCCTGCGCCTGAACAATAACTGGAAAACCCTGGAAAAATATACAGTCGACGCCTGGATGCGCCAGTGGGCAGGCGATCGGGTTTATGAGCTCATGTGGGAGCCGCTTATGATCGGTAAGTTCGGTGAGCTCTACGCCAGGCAGGTCAACATGGCCTGGATGTGGGCCCGCCTGAAAGCTCGTACCACCCGCCTGGGCACGTTCCAGGGTGGCTTTCAAGCTTTTGCAGACCGCTTTGCTTCCAGGCTCACTGAGTCGG is from Anaerolineales bacterium and encodes:
- a CDS encoding TIGR00374 family protein, whose product is MKRWQFWFGIAISALFLYLVLSKIDYPQLWLVLVQANYWWLIPGVAVYFLALWVRSWRWHYLLRPIKPISTKTLFPITTMGYAGNNIFPARAGEVIRAVVLKRDENVAISASLATIIIERMFDGIVMLAFIFVNLAELSRVTSVAIEIAGVKFGIQQLAIWGSVAFFGALVVFLVAAMFPAPTDRLVTWLVSHGIPARYREKTLGVIRRFLEGLKSLRSPFDVLMIFFTSLLIWLLETVKYWFVMHAFSFSVSFFALMLMNGVVNLATTIPSAPGYLGTFDLPGIAVLQAYNIPREIAASYTFVLHFALWFPVTALGLYYMVREGISWSEAMHIKDKPLPAEGTDRS
- a CDS encoding oxidoreductase, with translation MKRIAILGAGFGGLSAAYDLVRHGHQVTVYETSPTVGGLAGGFKEPHWEWSVEQFYHHWFASDRHMLGLINELGWSDQVIFPRPYTVMFYQGKFYPFDSITSAILFPGLGWGLNKARFGLVGLFLRLNNNWKTLEKYTVDAWMRQWAGDRVYELMWEPLMIGKFGELYARQVNMAWMWARLKARTTRLGTFQGGFQAFADRFASRLTESGVSIQLESPVSAIHPALNGGIELSIAGQQLTYDQCLVTTSPNLLAQLAPNLPPSYLKGLLELKSMGAVVMTLSIKHQLSEQGYYWFNLPKSAGFPFLALVEHTNFISPQHFGGDHIVYCGDYLEADHDYFSLGQDEL